The genomic window GGGGGAAAGAGAGGAAAGAGGGGAAACCCGCGCGGGGAACGTGCCGTCGGTTCGCGCCGGCCAGGGGCAAGGGGCCAAGCTGGGCCGCATGACGCCTCCCGCCGCTTCCGCAGGACGCTGGTCCGACCTCGACCGCCCGCCCCTCAACGCCCCCGCGCTGCGTCGGGCCCTCGTGCGCCCCGGCGGGTTGTGGACCTCGTTCGACGTCGTCGAGTCGACCGGCTCCACCAACTCCGACCTCGCCGCCCGGGCCGCCGGCCTCGCCGAGGGCGCCGTGCTCGTCGCCGAGGAGCAGACCGCGGGACGCGGCCGACTCGACCGCAGCTGGACCGCGCCGGCGCGCTCCGGGCTCTTCCTCTCCGTCCTCCTCAGGCCGGCCGGAGTGCCGGTCCAGCGGTGGGGCTGGCTGCCGCTGCTCACCGGCGTCGCCGCCGCGACCGGACTGGCCAGGGCCGCGGGCGCGGACTTCACCCTCAAGTGGCCGAACGACCTGCTCGTCAAGGTCGGCGGCGAGGAGCGCAAGACCGGCGGCATCCTCGCCGAGCGCACCGGGAACGACGGCGTCGTCATCGGGCTCGGCATCAACGTCTCCCTGCGCGAGGACGAGCTCCCGGTGCCCGGAGCCGGCTCGCTCGCCCTCGCGAACGCCGTGTCCACCGACCGCGACACGCTGCTGCGGGCGCTGCTGCGTTCGCTGGAGCACTGGTACGGGCAGTGGCGCGCCGCGAACGGCGACCCGCATCTCTCGCGGCTCCAGGAGACGTACGCGGCGGGCTGCTCGACCCTCGGCCTCACGGTCCGCGCCGAGCTGCCCGGCGACCGGTCGCTCGTCGGCGAGGCGGTCGCGATAGACGGCGACGGCCGGCTCGTGGTGACCACGCCGGACGGCGAGGATCACCCCATCGGGGCGGGTGACATCGTCCACCTGCGGCCGGACACTCGCTGACCCGGTCGGCCACCGGGACGTGAGCCAGGGCACACCTGCCGTATCGTTGAGGCCGCGCTGGGGGTCCGCAGCATGTGCGGGCCGGCACGGCATGACAGATCGGCAGGACAGTGCGCAGGGAACGGGCAGGAGGCGGCCGGTGACCGTCGACGACACGACTTCCGGTTCCGGCGCGGGCGCTACCGGGGGTTCCGGTGGTGGGTCGGGGACACCCTCCGGCGGGTCCGGGTCCGGGTCCGGGTCCGGGTCCGGAGGCACCGGGGGATCCGGAGGCTCCGGGTCCGGAGGCGCTGGCGGGTCCGGAGGTTCTGGTGGAGCCGGCGGATCCGGTTCCGGCAAGCGGTCGGAGTCCGGCGGCTACCCCACCCCCCACCACGAGGTCGACCACACGGCCGAACCGACCAAGGACCCGCTCGCCATCCGCCTGGAGCAGCTGATCCTCGGCGCCGACCGCCGCTACACCCCCTTTCAGGCCGCCCGCACGGCCGGTGTCTCCATGGACCTCGCCTCCCGGTTCTGGCGGGCGATGGGCTTCGCCGACATCGGCCAGGCCAAGGCCCTCACCGAGGCCGACGTCCTCGCCCTGCGCCGGCTCGCCGGTCTCGTCGAGGCCGGCCTGCTGAGCGAGCCGATGGCGGTACAGGTCGCCCGGTCGACCGGGCAGACCACGGCACGGCTCGCCGAGTGGCAGATCGACTCCTTCCTGGAGGGCCTGACCGAGCCGCCCGAGCCCGGGATGACCCGTACCGAGGTCACGTACCCCCTGGTCGAGCTGCTCCTGCCGGAGCTGGAGGAGTTCCTCGTCTACGTGTGGCGGCGCCAGCTCGCCGCCGCGACCGGCCGCGTCGTGCAGGCCGGGGACGACGAGGAGATGGTCGACCGACGGCTCGCGGTCGGCTTCGCGGACCTCGTCGGCTTCACCCGGCTGACCAGGCGCCTCGAGGAGGAGGAGCTCGGCGAGCTGGTCGAGTCGTTCGAGACGACCTGCGCGGACCTGGTCGCCGCGCACGGCGGCCGGCTGATCAAGACGCTCGGCGACGAGGTGCTGTACGCGGCGGACGACGCGGGTACGGCGGCGGAGATCGCGCTGCGGCTGATCGACACGCTGTCGAACGACGAGTCGATGCCCTCGCTGAGGGTCGGCATCGCCTTCGGGACGGTCACGACGCGGATGGGCGACGTCTTCGGCACGACCGTGAACCTCGCGAGCCGGCTCACCTCGATAGCGCCGAAGGACGCGGTCCTGGTGGACGGGGCGTTCGCTGAGGAGCTGTCGCGCACGGGCGACGCGCCGGTCTCGGAGGCGCAGGCGGCGGAGGAGGCGGCCGCGGCCGAGGAGGCCGAGAAGAACGGCGAGGAGCCGGCCGACCGGCCGAAGTACCGCTTCGCGCTCCAGCCGATGTGGCAGCGCCCGGTGCGCGGACTGGGTGTGGTGGAGCCCTGGCTCCTGACGAGGCGCGCCACCTAGGCCCTGTCGTCGAAGTCCCGCCCGCCCTGCGGGCGGACGGCGCTACTTCGACGACAGGGCCTAGGATCCCCCTGGTGAACCATCGTTAACCCGTTGACCAGGAGGGTGTGCACATGTCCGAGGAGCGCTTCGGGGAATTCGTCGTCGTACGCCGGCACGAGGACGGCCACGTCGCCGAGCTGGTGCTCGACCGGCCCAAGGCGATGAACGCGGTCTCGACGGACATGGCGCGGTCGATCGGCGCGGCGTGCGAGGCGCTGGGGGCGGACTCCTCGGTACGGGTGACCGTGCTGACGTCGTCCAACGAGCGGGCCTTCTGCGTGGGCGCCGATCTCAAGGAGCGGAACTCCTTCACCGACGCGGACCTGGTGCGGCAGCGGCCGACGACCCGGGCGGCGTACACGGGGGTGCTGGAACTGCCGATGCCGACGGTGGCCGCGGTGCACGGGTTCGCGCTCGGCGGCGGGTTCGAGCTGGCGCTCGCCTGCGATGTGATCGTGGCCGACGGTACGGCGGTCGTGGGACTGCCCGAGGTGTCGGTCGGGGTGATCCCGGGCGGCGGCGGCACGCAGCTGCTGCCGCGGCGGGTCGGGGCCGCGCGGGCGGCGGAGCTGGTCTTCACGGCGCGGCGTGTGGAGGCGGGCGAGGCGCGGGAGTTGGGTCTGGTGGACGAGGTCGCCGAGGACGCCCGTACGGCCGCGCTGGAGCTGGCCGCGCGGATCGCCGCGCACTCCCCGGTCGGGCTGCGGGCGGCCAAGCGGGCCATGCGGCTCGGACAGGGGCTCGACCTGCGGGCCGGTCTGGAGGTGGAGGACGCGGCATGGCGGTCGGTGGCCTTCTCGGGGGACCGGGCGGAGGGCGTCGCGGCGTTCAACGAGAAGCGCAAGCCGGTGTGGCCTGGCGAGTGAAATCCTCATGATTGTCCCTAAGCTGGGGTGATGGGTGTGGATGTCCGGCTGCGAGCGGTGGTGGCGCTCGCACAGTCGATGGCCGCCGCGCGCACGCCGCGGGAGTCGTGGCGCGCGGCGGCGGTGGGCGCGCGCGAGGCGCTGTCCGGGAGCTTCGCCGCGCTGTCGGTCTGGGAGCGGGACCACGGCAGGCTGAAGGTGCTCGTCAACGCGGGGGAACGGGCCGCGGACGAGGAGGAGTTCCCGGACGGCGAGACGTATCCGGTGCACCGCTTCCCGGAGATCACGGAGTTCCTGCACGAGCAGTGGGCGGGGGGCGGCGCGCCGCGCGCCTGGGTCGAGACCGCGGACGGCCCGGCGGCAGGCGAGCAGGGCTACAGCCACCAGCGCGTCGACGCGCTGCGGCAGCGCGGCCGGGGCTGCTGTGTCGTCGCCCCGATCGTGCTGCACGGACGGGCGTGGGGCGAGCTGTATGTGGCCAGGCCGGCGGGGCGGCCCGTCTTCGACCGCGACGACGCGGACTTCGCGACCGTACTGGCGCAGGTCGTGGCGGCGGGAATCGCGCAGCAGGAGCGGCTCGAGGAGGTGCGGCGGCTCGCCTTCACGGACCCGCTGACGGGGCTGGCCAATCGGCGGGCGGTCGACGTACGCCTCGACGAGGCGCTGGAGCGGCACCGGGCGGAGGGCGCGGTGGTCTCGCTCGTGGTCTGCGACCTCAACGGCCTCAAACGGGTCAACGACACCCTGGGCCACGCGACCGGCGACCGTCTCCTCGAACGCTTCGGCTCGGTGCTCTCGCTGTGCGGGGCGATGCTGCCGGGGGCGCTGGCGGCGCGGCTCGGCGGGGACGAGTTCTGTCTGCTGACGGTGGGGCCTGCGGCGGACGAGGTGGTGAAGGTCGCGGACGAACTGTGCGAGCGGGCAGGCGAGTTGAAGCTGGGGGAGGGGGTGGCGTGCGGGGTCGCCTCGACGGGCGACCCCATCGGGCCGGTGCGCTCGGCCCGCCGCCTCTTCCGCCTCGCGGACGCGGCCCAGTACCGTGCGAAGGCCGCGCGCTCGCGGGGTCCTGTCGTCGCGGGCCGTGACGACACGGTCCTCCCCCTCGCGGACACGCCCCCCTCGACTCCCCAGGACCGCCGCCGCTTCCGCGACGCGTCCCGCTGAGTCCGGGGGTGCGGGGGCGGAGGGCGCCTGCGGCGGGCCTTGTCCCCGACCCCGCCCCTTCCCGAACGGGGGGCAAGCCCCCAGCCCCCCGTACGGCCTTCGGCCGTGTCCTCAATCGCCGGACGGGCTGGAAATTCAGGGCTGAGTCCCGACATTCAGCCTCGCCGGCGATTGAGGCGCGGGGTCTGGGGCGGAGCCCCAGTTCGGGAAGGGGCGGGGTCGGGGAGAGGGCCCCGCGCAGTGGCCGGCCGCCCCGCCACCGTGTAAGGACCGCCTCCCCGCAGGGGTGGTGACAGAGACGGATTCAATCCGTAGGGTGCTGAATATGGATATGCACACTGTCGTGGTGGGGACCTCCGGCACCACCGTCGAGGACGTCATCGCCGTGGCCCGCGCCACCGCCCGCGTCGAGCTCTCCGAGGACGCCCTCGCCGCCCTCGCCGCCGCCCGGGAGATCGTGGACGCGCTGGCCGCGAAGCCCGAGCCGGTGTACGGGGTGTCCACCGGGTTCGGTGCGCTCGCGACCCGGCACATCGGGCACGAGCTGCGCACCCAGCTGCAGCGCAACATCGTGCGGTCGCACGCCGCCGGCATGGGCCCCCGCGTCGAGCGCGAGGTCGTCCGCGCGCTGATGTTCCTGCGGCTGAAGACCGTCGCGTCCGGGCACACCGGCGTACGGCCCGAGGTCGCGCAGACCATGGCCGACGTGCTCAACGCCGGGATCACGCCCGTCGTGCACGAGTACGGCTCCCTCGGCTGCTCCGGAGACCTCGCCCCGCTGTCGCACTGTGCGCTGACCCTCATGGGGGAGGGCGACGCCGAAGGCCCCGACGGCACCGTACGCCCCGCCGGCGAGCTCCTCGCCGCCCACGGCATCAAGGCCGTCGAGCTGCACGAGAAGGAAGGGCTCGCCCTCCTCAACGGCACCGACGGCATGCTCGGCATGCTGATCATGGCCCTCGCCGATCTGCACCGCCTCTACACCTCCGCCGACATCACCGCCGCGCTCTCCCTCGAAGCGCTGCTCGGCACCGACAGCGTCCTCGCGCCCGAGCTGCACGCCATCCGCCCGCACCCGGGCCAGGCCGCAGCCGCCGACAACATGCTCCGCGTCCTGGCCGGGTCCGGCCTCACCGGGCACCATCAGGACGACGCACCGCGCGTCCAGGACGCGTACTCCGTGCGCTGCGCCCCGCAGGTCTCCGGCGCGGGCCGTGACACCCTCGCCCACGCCCAGCTCGTCGCCGAGCGCGAGCTGGCCGCTGCCGTGGACAACCCGGTCGTCCTCCATGGGGGTACCTCCCAGACCGCAGGCTCCGGGGAAGGCCGCGTGGAGTCCAACGGCAACTTCCACGGCGCCCCGGTCGCGTACGTCCTCGACTTCCTGGCCATCGCCGCCGCCGACCTCGCGTCGATCGCCGAGCGCCGCACCGACCGGCTCCTCGACAAGAACCGCAGCCACGGCCTGCCGCCGTTCCTCGCGGACGACGCGGGCGTCGACTCGGGCCTGATGATCGCCCAGTACACCCAGGCAGCCCTGGTCAGCGAGATGAAGCGGCTCGCCGTCCCGGCCTCCGTCGACTCGATCCCCTCGTCCGCGATGCAGGAGGACCACGTCTCGATGGGCTGGTCCGCGGCGCGCAAGCTGCGCACCGCCGTCGAGGCGCTCACCCGTGTCGTCGCCGTCGAGCTGTACGCCGCGACCCGCGCCGTCGAGCTCCGCCAGGGCATGACCCCCGCGCCCGCCACCCGCGCCGCGATCGACGCGCTGCGGGCCGCCGGTGTCGAGGGACCGGGCCCTGACCGCTTCCTCGCGCCCGACCTGGCCGCCGCCGAGGCGTTCGTGCGGGAAGGCAGGCTCATCGCGGCCGTCGAGCCGGTCACCGGCCCGCTGGCTTAGGGGCCTGCCGGCTCAGGGGGTGGCCTGGCGGACGGAGAAGGACAGAAAACCCGCGCCGATCGCGAGGAAGACCGCGCCGCCGATCAAGTACGGCGTCGTTTCCACGCCGCCCGTCTCGGCAAGGCGCAGCTCCTCGGAGCCGCCCTGCCGGGACGCCGTGGCCGAAGCCGATCCGAAAGCCGAGCCGGAAGCAAGAGAAGAAGCGGAACCGGAATCGGGAGCTGCGGCCGGCTGCTGTGCGGACAGGGCCGCCTCCGCGGTCTGCCCCTCCGCCGTCGCGTTCGCCGAGGGGACGAACCACAGTGCACAGAGCAGGGTGCCTGCTGCGGCAGCGGTCAGCAGCGGGCGGCGAGCGACGGACACGGGATCGATCCCCCTTGTGACAGCGGCGACTTGGCCGTGTTCGGTGATGCTGCGGGCGATGCTAATGAAAGGAGCGGGTCGCAGGAAAGTCGCGGTCCCCCCGGGGCCTACGCTCCGTCGTATGACTACTTCTGAGACTTCACGCTTTGTGCGGTTGCACGTCGAATTGGTACTCGAGGTCGCGGAACCGGAAGCGCTGAGCGACGCCGCTCACGAACGCATCGCGGCCGACGAGTACATGCAGGACACCGAGCGCGCCCAGGCCGGTTCCGCCGTACGCGAGGACCCCGCCGAGGCCCTCGCCTATCTCGTCGATCCGGTGGACTTCGTGAGCGAGGTGCCGGGCGTCGATCTCGCCCAGGCATCCTGGAGCTGCGAGCAGATCGAGTACGACCCCGAGGCCGAGGAGTGGGATCTCGACGAGGACGAGAACTGAGGACTGCCGGCGAGGGCTGAGGGCAGAAGCCCGGACATGGGCGGCCGGTCGCAGGCCCGGCCGCCCATGTGTCCTGTAGGTGCAACCGCAGCGGTCGGGCCTGCGTCGTTGACTGGTGGTGCCCGAGTGGTGGGGACCGGTCGGTGCGGATCGAGTGGTGCCGGATCGAGTGGCGTTTCCCACATCTTCCGCACAGGCGGAAGCGGGCAGGTTGTTATGGATGTTCCGAACAAGAGTTGGCAGGGATCGGCGACGATGGAGAAGCGTGTGATGACGGTCAGCAAGCGGCGCAGGCGTCTCATGCCCGTGTCCGCACTGCTCGGCGGCGTACTTGTGCTCACCGGCTGCAGCAGCGACGCCGACGGCGCGACCGCCGAGAGCTCGAAGACGTCGCAGGCCCAGGTCGACGAGGCGGCCGCCAAGGACACCTCGGACGCCCGAATAGTCATCTCGCCCAAGAACGGCTCCACCAACGCGAGCATCAACAACGACGCGAAGGTGACCGTCAGCAAGGGCAAGCTCACCGAGGTCACCATGGCCACGGCCGACGGCAAGGCCGTCGAGGGCACCCTCTCCGCCGACGGCACGAGCTGGAAGCCCGACGGCCAGCTGGAGCGCGCCACCGTCTACAAGATCGCCGCGACCGCCGAGGACTCCGAGGGCCGCGAGGCCCACGAGA from Streptomyces formicae includes these protein-coding regions:
- a CDS encoding biotin--[acetyl-CoA-carboxylase] ligase, yielding MTPPAASAGRWSDLDRPPLNAPALRRALVRPGGLWTSFDVVESTGSTNSDLAARAAGLAEGAVLVAEEQTAGRGRLDRSWTAPARSGLFLSVLLRPAGVPVQRWGWLPLLTGVAAATGLARAAGADFTLKWPNDLLVKVGGEERKTGGILAERTGNDGVVIGLGINVSLREDELPVPGAGSLALANAVSTDRDTLLRALLRSLEHWYGQWRAANGDPHLSRLQETYAAGCSTLGLTVRAELPGDRSLVGEAVAIDGDGRLVVTTPDGEDHPIGAGDIVHLRPDTR
- a CDS encoding adenylate/guanylate cyclase domain-containing protein; the encoded protein is MTVDDTTSGSGAGATGGSGGGSGTPSGGSGSGSGSGSGGTGGSGGSGSGGAGGSGGSGGAGGSGSGKRSESGGYPTPHHEVDHTAEPTKDPLAIRLEQLILGADRRYTPFQAARTAGVSMDLASRFWRAMGFADIGQAKALTEADVLALRRLAGLVEAGLLSEPMAVQVARSTGQTTARLAEWQIDSFLEGLTEPPEPGMTRTEVTYPLVELLLPELEEFLVYVWRRQLAAATGRVVQAGDDEEMVDRRLAVGFADLVGFTRLTRRLEEEELGELVESFETTCADLVAAHGGRLIKTLGDEVLYAADDAGTAAEIALRLIDTLSNDESMPSLRVGIAFGTVTTRMGDVFGTTVNLASRLTSIAPKDAVLVDGAFAEELSRTGDAPVSEAQAAEEAAAAEEAEKNGEEPADRPKYRFALQPMWQRPVRGLGVVEPWLLTRRAT
- a CDS encoding enoyl-CoA hydratase/isomerase family protein — its product is MSEERFGEFVVVRRHEDGHVAELVLDRPKAMNAVSTDMARSIGAACEALGADSSVRVTVLTSSNERAFCVGADLKERNSFTDADLVRQRPTTRAAYTGVLELPMPTVAAVHGFALGGGFELALACDVIVADGTAVVGLPEVSVGVIPGGGGTQLLPRRVGAARAAELVFTARRVEAGEARELGLVDEVAEDARTAALELAARIAAHSPVGLRAAKRAMRLGQGLDLRAGLEVEDAAWRSVAFSGDRAEGVAAFNEKRKPVWPGE
- a CDS encoding GGDEF domain-containing protein; the protein is MGVDVRLRAVVALAQSMAAARTPRESWRAAAVGAREALSGSFAALSVWERDHGRLKVLVNAGERAADEEEFPDGETYPVHRFPEITEFLHEQWAGGGAPRAWVETADGPAAGEQGYSHQRVDALRQRGRGCCVVAPIVLHGRAWGELYVARPAGRPVFDRDDADFATVLAQVVAAGIAQQERLEEVRRLAFTDPLTGLANRRAVDVRLDEALERHRAEGAVVSLVVCDLNGLKRVNDTLGHATGDRLLERFGSVLSLCGAMLPGALAARLGGDEFCLLTVGPAADEVVKVADELCERAGELKLGEGVACGVASTGDPIGPVRSARRLFRLADAAQYRAKAARSRGPVVAGRDDTVLPLADTPPSTPQDRRRFRDASR
- the hutH gene encoding histidine ammonia-lyase, which produces MHTVVVGTSGTTVEDVIAVARATARVELSEDALAALAAAREIVDALAAKPEPVYGVSTGFGALATRHIGHELRTQLQRNIVRSHAAGMGPRVEREVVRALMFLRLKTVASGHTGVRPEVAQTMADVLNAGITPVVHEYGSLGCSGDLAPLSHCALTLMGEGDAEGPDGTVRPAGELLAAHGIKAVELHEKEGLALLNGTDGMLGMLIMALADLHRLYTSADITAALSLEALLGTDSVLAPELHAIRPHPGQAAAADNMLRVLAGSGLTGHHQDDAPRVQDAYSVRCAPQVSGAGRDTLAHAQLVAERELAAAVDNPVVLHGGTSQTAGSGEGRVESNGNFHGAPVAYVLDFLAIAAADLASIAERRTDRLLDKNRSHGLPPFLADDAGVDSGLMIAQYTQAALVSEMKRLAVPASVDSIPSSAMQEDHVSMGWSAARKLRTAVEALTRVVAVELYAATRAVELRQGMTPAPATRAAIDALRAAGVEGPGPDRFLAPDLAAAEAFVREGRLIAAVEPVTGPLA
- a CDS encoding LAETG motif-containing sortase-dependent surface protein, whose amino-acid sequence is MSVARRPLLTAAAAGTLLCALWFVPSANATAEGQTAEAALSAQQPAAAPDSGSASSLASGSAFGSASATASRQGGSEELRLAETGGVETTPYLIGGAVFLAIGAGFLSFSVRQATP